From the Selenomonas timonae genome, one window contains:
- a CDS encoding amino acid ABC transporter substrate-binding protein: MNWKHIFTGAAVFALSAALLAGCGTEKAPSTDNAAEMGKIIVGLDDNFPPMGFKNEKNEIVGFDVDLAKEAAKRLGREVEFKAIDWSSKEAELKSGRVQILWNGLDITEKRKENMLFSKPYMDNRQIIFVKKGNTAVTDEKSLAGKTVGTQSAGTAEEYIDATPFYKNDVKEVKKYPDYVAAFMDLENGRLDAVIGDEIVGRYYMSKHPEELEALDVVVGPTSEFGIAFAKDNTVLRDEVQKVLDEMKKDGTIAKISTEWFTKDITK; this comes from the coding sequence ATGAATTGGAAGCATATCTTTACGGGCGCGGCGGTCTTTGCACTGTCGGCAGCACTGCTTGCGGGCTGCGGCACGGAGAAGGCACCTTCGACAGACAATGCGGCAGAGATGGGCAAGATCATCGTCGGACTCGATGACAACTTCCCGCCAATGGGCTTCAAGAACGAGAAGAACGAGATCGTCGGCTTCGATGTCGACCTCGCGAAGGAGGCGGCGAAGCGTCTGGGGCGCGAAGTCGAGTTCAAGGCGATCGACTGGTCGAGCAAGGAGGCTGAGCTCAAGAGCGGCCGCGTGCAGATTCTCTGGAACGGGCTCGACATCACCGAGAAGCGCAAAGAGAACATGCTCTTCTCCAAGCCCTACATGGACAACCGTCAGATCATCTTCGTAAAGAAGGGCAACACCGCCGTCACGGATGAGAAGAGTCTCGCAGGCAAGACTGTCGGCACGCAGAGCGCGGGCACGGCGGAGGAGTACATTGACGCAACCCCGTTCTACAAGAACGATGTCAAGGAGGTCAAGAAGTACCCCGACTATGTTGCGGCATTCATGGATCTCGAGAACGGACGCCTTGACGCCGTCATCGGCGACGAGATCGTCGGCCGCTACTACATGAGCAAACACCCCGAGGAGCTCGAGGCACTCGATGTCGTCGTCGGTCCCACGAGCGAGTTCGGCATTGCATTTGCCAAGGACAACACTGTTCTGCGTGACGAGGTGCAGAAGGTGCTCGACGAGATGAAAAAGGACGGCACAATCGCAAAGATCTCGACCGAGTGGTTCACGAAGGATATCACAAAATAA
- a CDS encoding MATE family efflux transporter, translating into MTKNLTEGDPTRLIFFFALPLVAGNMMQQLYAFIDTLIVGRFLGVNALAAVGCTGSLMFLALGFLMGFCTGVTIYTGQRFGAGDRAGVRQSAAACIMLGVAVALTLTAIVLPLTRTLLVLMETPPEILDGAYDFISIVFAGLTIFLLLYLQNCLIRALGDSTKPMILLAVTLGINIALEPIAILILGWGIPGAALATVISQAIGALLFYIYIRRRVPVLHTRWSDWKPNRAVLMAHLRMGLPMAFQSSVIAIGAIIVQVALNNLGALPVAAYAATQKIDAVAVMPMLSFGYAMAAYTAQNYGAQKYERIRMGVHACLKMSMAFAVSIGILLIAFGTFFLELFVGADAAGAEEVIAYGHTYLVVTGSTYTILALLLVYRNVLQGLGQSVIPTIAGAMELIMRAGAAVFLCGTLGFLGACLANPLAWLGAAIPVTIAYFWTERTLCHAS; encoded by the coding sequence ATGACGAAGAATCTGACCGAGGGTGATCCAACGCGGCTCATCTTCTTCTTTGCTCTGCCCCTCGTCGCGGGCAATATGATGCAGCAGCTCTATGCCTTTATTGATACGCTCATTGTCGGACGTTTCCTTGGGGTCAATGCGCTCGCGGCGGTTGGCTGCACGGGCAGTCTCATGTTCCTCGCACTCGGCTTCCTCATGGGCTTCTGCACGGGCGTCACCATCTATACGGGGCAGCGGTTCGGTGCGGGCGACCGCGCGGGTGTGCGGCAGAGCGCGGCAGCGTGCATCATGCTTGGCGTCGCGGTTGCGCTCACGCTGACGGCGATTGTCCTGCCGCTGACACGGACGCTGCTCGTGCTGATGGAGACGCCGCCCGAGATTTTGGACGGTGCGTATGATTTCATCTCCATCGTCTTTGCGGGGCTGACCATATTTCTACTGCTCTATCTGCAAAACTGCCTCATCCGCGCGCTTGGCGACAGCACAAAGCCCATGATCCTCCTTGCCGTGACACTTGGGATCAACATTGCGCTCGAGCCGATCGCCATCCTCATCCTCGGCTGGGGGATTCCGGGCGCGGCGCTCGCAACAGTCATCTCACAGGCAATCGGCGCGCTCCTCTTCTACATCTATATTCGTCGGCGCGTGCCCGTTCTGCATACGCGCTGGTCGGACTGGAAGCCCAATCGTGCTGTGCTCATGGCGCATCTACGCATGGGTCTGCCGATGGCGTTTCAGTCTTCCGTCATTGCCATTGGTGCGATCATCGTGCAAGTCGCGTTGAACAACCTCGGCGCGCTGCCCGTCGCGGCATACGCGGCGACGCAGAAGATCGACGCTGTCGCCGTCATGCCCATGCTCTCGTTCGGCTATGCGATGGCGGCGTACACGGCACAAAACTATGGCGCGCAAAAGTATGAGCGCATCCGCATGGGTGTGCATGCGTGCCTCAAAATGTCGATGGCGTTTGCCGTCAGCATAGGCATCCTCCTGATCGCGTTCGGCACATTCTTTCTGGAGCTCTTCGTCGGTGCCGATGCGGCGGGCGCAGAGGAGGTCATCGCCTATGGGCACACCTATCTCGTTGTCACCGGATCGACCTACACCATCCTTGCGCTTCTGCTCGTCTACCGCAACGTCCTGCAGGGACTCGGGCAGAGCGTTATCCCGACCATCGCGGGTGCGATGGAGCTCATCATGCGCGCGGGCGCTGCCGTCTTCCTCTGCGGCACGCTCGGCTTCCTCGGCGCATGCCTCGCGAATCCGCTCGCGTGGCTTGGTGCGGCGATTCCCGTCACGATTGCATATTTTTGGACGGAGCGGACATTGTGCCACGCATCCTGA
- a CDS encoding amino acid ABC transporter permease, protein MEKTLDTVLLMLEGSTITLEIFCVTLALSLPLGLFAALGRLSRFRLLSRLLEIYIWIMRGTPLMLQLLFVYFALPMVGIMLPDIAAALLAFVLNYAAYFAEIFRSGIQAVPRGQFEAARVLGMSAPLTMRRIVLPQVLRITLPPVSNETINLVKDTSLVYILAMNDLLRVARTIVQREFDMTPFLIAGIFYLAMTAVLTYGFKKLEAHYGRYDN, encoded by the coding sequence ATGGAAAAAACACTAGATACGGTACTGCTCATGCTCGAGGGCTCGACCATCACCCTCGAGATTTTCTGTGTCACACTCGCCCTCTCCCTCCCGCTCGGGCTCTTTGCCGCGCTCGGGAGGCTTTCGCGTTTTCGGCTGCTCAGCCGACTGCTCGAGATATATATCTGGATCATGCGCGGCACGCCGCTGATGCTGCAGCTCCTTTTCGTTTATTTCGCTCTACCGATGGTCGGCATCATGCTCCCGGACATTGCGGCGGCGCTCCTCGCATTCGTCCTCAACTATGCCGCCTACTTCGCCGAAATCTTCCGCTCGGGGATTCAGGCAGTCCCGCGCGGGCAGTTCGAGGCGGCGCGCGTCCTCGGCATGAGCGCCCCGCTCACCATGCGGCGCATCGTCCTGCCGCAGGTGCTGCGCATCACCCTGCCCCCCGTCAGCAACGAGACCATCAACCTCGTCAAGGACACCTCCCTCGTCTACATTCTCGCCATGAACGACCTCCTGCGCGTCGCACGCACCATCGTTCAGCGCGAGTTCGACATGACCCCCTTCCTCATCGCCGGCATCTTCTACCTCGCGATGACCGCTGTGCTCACCTATGGATTCAAAAAATTGGAGGCGCACTATGGCAGATACGACAACTAA
- a CDS encoding YdcF family protein, which yields MIYILKFGAAWILPPGIFILVMMGLAVYFWKKRGLRRAAGAAAVTALLLYLLSIGAVADRLMGGLERTYEVPEAPQGDVIVMLGGGAIADVQDVDGVGMLAQSPSSRLLTTLRLYQRHHLPILLSGGQVFSDTGSEAEIARRVLLSLGVPDAMIYVERLSLTTGQNARYSAEILRQEGFTHPILVTSAFHLPRAVLNFEHEGIAVTPYPADFWVSGNPQLYLIKFAPNASALLTNTVFLQEKLRIFVTRYLE from the coding sequence ATGATTTACATTTTGAAATTCGGGGCGGCGTGGATTTTGCCGCCGGGGATCTTTATCCTCGTGATGATGGGGCTTGCCGTCTATTTTTGGAAAAAGCGCGGGCTGCGGCGTGCTGCGGGAGCAGCTGCCGTGACGGCGCTCCTTCTCTATCTCCTCTCCATCGGTGCGGTTGCTGACCGACTGATGGGCGGACTTGAGCGCACATATGAGGTGCCCGAAGCACCGCAGGGGGATGTCATCGTCATGCTCGGCGGCGGAGCGATTGCGGACGTACAGGATGTGGACGGCGTGGGGATGCTCGCGCAGAGTCCATCCTCGCGCCTCCTCACGACGCTCCGTCTCTATCAGCGACATCATTTGCCGATCCTGCTCTCGGGCGGGCAGGTGTTCAGCGATACCGGCTCGGAGGCGGAGATCGCGCGCCGCGTCCTCCTCTCGCTCGGGGTGCCCGATGCGATGATCTATGTCGAGCGCCTCAGTCTCACAACGGGGCAGAACGCACGCTACTCGGCGGAGATCCTACGGCAGGAGGGATTCACGCATCCCATCCTCGTGACCTCGGCGTTTCATCTGCCGCGCGCCGTGCTGAACTTCGAACATGAGGGCATCGCGGTCACGCCCTATCCTGCCGATTTTTGGGTGAGCGGTAATCCGCAGCTCTATCTGATCAAATTCGCGCCGAATGCGAGTGCGCTTCTCACGAATACGGTCTTTCTACAAGAGAAGCTGCGCATCTTTGTGACGAGGTATCTGGAATGA
- a CDS encoding GspE/PulE family protein: protein MEREAVQRLIAEAARELRRSSSEDGTRGSAVLTLVNAILETALAEEATDIHLEPMGGSLRIRMRVDGLLRERPVQFPPELAPVIIARLKVMAGIDTAKRNRPQDGQIRYRYGERLIDMRVAVLPVLGGERMVVRIMDASERFLSCAELDFTPRNQEIFERLIRRPTGLLLLCGPMNSGKTTTLYAALSALNEPNCHIMTLEDPVERCIDGISQFQVNAEAGLTFVAGLRAALRQDAQKILLGEIRDRETAEMAVRIALTGHALFSTLHTEDTVSAIFRMIEMGVPPYLLAATLSGVIAQRLVRRVCPHCCEEYEVARDAHEAIQLGDLYHEEVRLTRGRGCAHCHGSGYRGRMAIHEVLPITERMRAAILGASDQASLRAAAAADHVETLWQDGVAKALAGDTTLAEVGRALYG from the coding sequence ATGGAGCGGGAGGCCGTACAGCGGCTCATCGCAGAGGCTGCGCGTGAACTGCGGCGCAGCTCGTCCGAGGACGGCACACGCGGCAGCGCTGTGCTAACGCTTGTCAATGCGATCCTAGAGACGGCGCTCGCAGAGGAGGCGACGGATATTCACCTCGAGCCGATGGGTGGCAGCCTGCGCATCCGCATGCGCGTGGATGGACTTCTGAGAGAGCGTCCCGTTCAGTTCCCGCCGGAACTCGCACCCGTCATCATTGCGCGGCTGAAGGTGATGGCGGGCATCGACACGGCAAAGCGCAACCGTCCGCAGGATGGTCAGATCCGCTACCGCTATGGCGAGCGATTGATCGATATGCGCGTGGCGGTACTCCCCGTACTCGGCGGAGAGCGTATGGTTGTGCGCATCATGGATGCCTCGGAACGGTTCCTGAGCTGTGCGGAGCTGGACTTCACGCCACGTAATCAGGAGATCTTCGAGCGTTTGATTCGCCGCCCGACGGGGCTGCTTCTCCTCTGCGGGCCGATGAACTCGGGCAAGACGACGACGCTCTATGCCGCTCTCTCGGCGCTGAATGAGCCGAACTGCCACATCATGACGCTGGAGGACCCCGTGGAGCGCTGCATCGATGGGATCAGCCAGTTTCAAGTAAATGCGGAGGCGGGGTTGACATTTGTCGCGGGACTGCGCGCGGCTCTCCGGCAGGATGCGCAGAAGATTCTGCTCGGTGAGATTCGCGATCGTGAAACGGCGGAGATGGCGGTACGGATTGCACTCACGGGACACGCACTCTTTTCGACACTGCATACGGAGGATACAGTGTCGGCAATCTTCCGCATGATCGAGATGGGCGTTCCGCCCTATCTGCTCGCGGCAACTCTCTCGGGTGTGATTGCACAGCGTCTCGTGCGGCGCGTCTGTCCGCACTGCTGTGAGGAGTATGAGGTTGCGCGCGATGCACACGAGGCAATTCAGCTTGGCGATCTCTATCATGAGGAGGTACGGCTCACACGCGGGCGGGGCTGTGCGCACTGTCACGGCAGCGGCTATCGCGGCCGCATGGCGATTCATGAGGTTCTGCCCATCACGGAACGGATGCGTGCGGCGATTCTCGGCGCGAGCGATCAGGCATCGCTCCGCGCGGCGGCAGCAGCGGATCAT
- a CDS encoding DUF4160 domain-containing protein translates to MFFGIIIYMYHELGGKHNTPHIHAEYQVYEAVISLDGELIEGELPRKKLRLVVAWIEIHADELAANWKLLSNGEAPFKIQPLQ, encoded by the coding sequence ATGTTCTTTGGAATCATCATCTATATGTACCATGAACTTGGCGGAAAACATAATACGCCGCATATACATGCCGAGTATCAGGTATATGAGGCAGTCATTTCCTTGGATGGCGAGTTGATTGAGGGAGAACTTCCGCGAAAGAAATTGAGACTGGTCGTCGCGTGGATAGAAATTCACGCAGATGAGTTAGCTGCAAACTGGAAACTTCTCAGCAACGGTGAAGCCCCGTTCAAAATTCAGCCACTGCAATAA
- a CDS encoding HD-GYP domain-containing protein translates to MILARTIVNAKRVVVVSENTELTAAHITRLKFLKVPVVYIKDETELREERSPIFSRSNLFIKQYENVVGTAKSIFEETKKTGSVPVAETNEMVQADLLPLSRRSGTIDYLNEINHLASDIYNHSLRVSILAGVFAKWMQLDRETAKDIVLAGFLHDVGKSKFDQRLLEKNVETLKGEDYERYIQHTVDGAQILNNVAGLTEGVRLAALQHHERMDGSGFPFNIKGDDIHLYARIVAVADLYDNITIEREGYARRTPFDAVAVIASQMYTTLDPAVCIPVLTNIKNAFLGSRVLLSNHREGTITAYPHGVVPLPIVTISEDEVIDLNENKKITIVEYNPK, encoded by the coding sequence ATGATACTTGCGCGAACGATCGTCAATGCCAAACGTGTGGTTGTTGTGTCGGAAAATACGGAGCTGACGGCGGCGCATATCACGCGTCTCAAATTCCTGAAGGTTCCCGTTGTCTACATCAAGGATGAAACGGAGCTGCGGGAGGAGCGGTCTCCGATCTTCTCGCGCAGCAATCTCTTCATCAAGCAGTATGAGAATGTGGTCGGGACGGCGAAATCCATCTTTGAGGAGACGAAGAAGACGGGAAGTGTGCCCGTTGCCGAGACGAATGAGATGGTGCAGGCGGATCTCCTGCCGCTCTCGCGCCGCAGCGGTACGATCGACTATCTGAATGAGATCAATCATCTCGCGAGCGACATCTACAACCACTCGCTGCGCGTTTCGATTCTCGCGGGCGTCTTTGCAAAGTGGATGCAGCTTGATCGCGAGACGGCGAAGGACATTGTCCTCGCGGGCTTCCTGCACGATGTCGGCAAGTCGAAATTCGATCAGCGCCTGCTCGAGAAGAATGTTGAGACTCTCAAGGGAGAGGACTATGAGCGCTACATTCAGCATACGGTGGACGGCGCACAGATCCTCAACAATGTCGCGGGGCTGACCGAGGGCGTGCGCCTTGCAGCGCTGCAGCATCACGAGCGGATGGACGGGAGCGGCTTCCCGTTCAATATCAAGGGCGATGACATTCATCTCTATGCACGCATCGTTGCTGTCGCCGATCTCTACGACAATATCACGATTGAGCGCGAGGGCTATGCGCGCCGCACACCGTTCGATGCGGTTGCGGTAATTGCAAGCCAGATGTACACGACGCTCGACCCTGCCGTCTGCATTCCCGTGCTGACGAATATCAAGAACGCCTTCCTCGGCTCGCGCGTACTCCTTAGCAACCATCGCGAGGGTACGATCACGGCATATCCGCACGGCGTTGTGCCATTGCCGATTGTCACGATCTCCGAGGACGAGGTCATCGATCTCAACGAGAATAAAAAGATTACGATTGTGGAGTACAACCCCAAATAA
- a CDS encoding energy-coupling factor transporter transmembrane component T family protein, protein MLNDIQIGRYLPGDSFLHRMDPRVKIVLLFFFLLLIFFVENAAGFTALSVSVVLLMVFSKVPLGMQLRSIRPILWIVLFTFGVHFFMTPGTELFRIGPFAATWEGFARGGYIGLRLVLLILLSTLLTLTTSPLRLTDGLEALLSPLRRVNVPVHELSMMMTIALRFIPTLLEELDRIMKAQKARGADFERGNIVQRLKAVVPVLVPLFLSAFRRADELALAMEARCYRGGEGRTQMKELRTGRLDYVAIAVFFVGAAGICAVSLGGLSVAP, encoded by the coding sequence TTGCTCAATGATATTCAGATTGGACGTTATCTGCCCGGAGACTCGTTTCTGCATCGCATGGATCCGCGCGTGAAAATTGTCCTGCTCTTTTTCTTTTTGCTTTTGATTTTCTTCGTGGAAAATGCAGCAGGCTTTACGGCGCTCTCCGTGAGCGTCGTGCTGCTGATGGTGTTTTCCAAGGTGCCGCTTGGGATGCAGCTGCGCTCGATCCGACCGATTCTCTGGATCGTGCTCTTCACGTTCGGCGTGCATTTCTTTATGACGCCGGGGACGGAGCTGTTTCGGATTGGCCCATTTGCGGCAACGTGGGAGGGGTTTGCGCGCGGCGGATACATCGGTCTGCGCCTTGTGCTCCTCATTCTGTTGAGTACGCTGCTCACGCTGACGACAAGTCCGCTGCGCCTGACGGACGGTCTGGAGGCGCTTCTCTCCCCGCTGCGCCGCGTGAACGTGCCTGTGCATGAGCTCTCGATGATGATGACGATCGCACTGCGCTTCATTCCGACACTGCTTGAGGAGCTAGACCGCATTATGAAGGCGCAGAAAGCGCGCGGCGCGGATTTCGAGCGTGGGAATATCGTGCAGCGGCTCAAGGCCGTCGTGCCCGTCCTCGTGCCGCTCTTTCTCTCGGCGTTCCGCCGCGCGGATGAGCTCGCACTCGCGATGGAGGCGCGCTGCTATCGCGGCGGCGAGGGGCGTACACAGATGAAGGAGCTGCGTACAGGACGGCTCGACTATGTAGCGATAGCCGTATTTTTCGTCGGTGCGGCGGGCATCTGCGCTGTGAGTCTCGGAGGGCTGAGCGTTGCGCCCTGA
- a CDS encoding amino acid ABC transporter ATP-binding protein, protein MADTTTNDIMLSMRGIHKSFGALGVLKGIDLSLARGEVLAIIGSSGSGKSTLLRCINKLETIDCGDITINGERLCWTKDGERAATYASNADVRRILMSTGMVFQQFNLFPHMTVIENLIEAPCHVKGQTRDEILPYARELLAKVGLSDRENYYPSQLSGGQQQRVAIARALAMKPDIMLFDEPTSALDPELTGEVLRTMRALAAERMTMIVVTHEMAFAREAATHVIFMENGVIVEQGAPTEFFSAPKEERTKEFLRNML, encoded by the coding sequence ATGGCAGATACGACAACTAATGACATCATGCTTTCCATGCGCGGCATCCACAAATCCTTCGGCGCGCTCGGCGTTCTCAAGGGAATCGACCTCAGTCTCGCACGCGGCGAAGTGCTTGCCATCATCGGCTCGTCTGGCTCTGGAAAGTCCACCCTCCTACGCTGCATCAACAAGCTCGAGACGATCGACTGCGGCGACATCACAATCAATGGAGAAAGACTCTGCTGGACAAAAGACGGAGAACGGGCGGCAACATACGCAAGCAACGCCGATGTGCGCCGCATCCTCATGTCCACAGGCATGGTCTTTCAACAGTTCAACCTCTTCCCCCACATGACCGTCATCGAGAACCTGATCGAGGCTCCCTGCCATGTCAAGGGGCAGACACGGGACGAGATTCTGCCCTACGCACGCGAACTGCTTGCAAAGGTCGGACTCTCCGACCGCGAGAACTACTACCCAAGCCAGCTCTCGGGTGGACAGCAGCAGCGCGTCGCCATCGCGCGCGCCCTCGCCATGAAGCCCGACATCATGCTCTTTGACGAGCCGACCTCCGCCCTCGATCCCGAACTCACGGGCGAGGTACTGCGCACCATGCGTGCACTTGCCGCCGAGCGCATGACCATGATTGTCGTCACACATGAGATGGCATTCGCACGCGAGGCAGCCACCCACGTCATCTTCATGGAGAACGGCGTCATCGTCGAACAGGGCGCTCCCACCGAATTCTTCTCCGCACCGAAGGAGGAGCGGACGAAAGAGTTTTTGCGAAATATGCTTTGA
- the truA gene encoding tRNA pseudouridine(38-40) synthase TruA, with amino-acid sequence MKARARNIALKVAYAGTNYHGFQRQTPPVVAVQNVLERALAKVCAEEVELAAAGRTDAGVHAYGQVVNFFTDGRIPVKRLPRAVNGLLPPDIVVTEAWEAARDFSARHSATGKAYVYRLEQCTVPDPFTRNYAWQIFQPLDVEAMRAALAMLVGTHDYSSFRAAGGAPMSPVRTLDEIRLTEEGAGRLSCYLHGNGFLYHMVRNIMSTVVSVGLGRISVERFGEIFAVRDRRFASPTAPACGLYLVSVDYEEEADGKS; translated from the coding sequence ATGAAGGCGCGCGCGCGCAATATCGCGTTGAAGGTCGCCTATGCCGGGACGAACTACCATGGATTTCAACGACAGACGCCACCTGTCGTCGCCGTACAGAATGTGCTCGAGCGTGCGCTTGCAAAGGTCTGCGCGGAGGAGGTGGAGCTCGCCGCTGCAGGTCGTACGGACGCGGGTGTGCATGCCTATGGGCAGGTGGTGAACTTCTTTACGGACGGGCGCATCCCTGTGAAACGTCTGCCGCGCGCCGTGAACGGGCTCCTGCCGCCCGACATTGTCGTTACAGAGGCGTGGGAGGCTGCGCGGGATTTCAGTGCACGCCACTCCGCGACGGGCAAGGCGTATGTCTATCGTTTGGAGCAGTGTACTGTGCCCGATCCCTTTACACGCAATTATGCGTGGCAGATCTTTCAGCCGCTCGATGTGGAGGCGATGCGCGCGGCGCTCGCCATGCTCGTTGGGACGCATGACTATTCCTCGTTCCGTGCGGCGGGTGGCGCGCCGATGTCGCCCGTGCGCACGCTCGATGAGATCCGTCTGACGGAGGAGGGGGCGGGACGCCTCTCCTGCTATCTCCACGGCAATGGCTTCCTCTATCACATGGTGCGCAATATCATGAGTACGGTGGTGAGCGTGGGGCTTGGGCGCATCTCTGTGGAGCGCTTTGGCGAAATCTTCGCCGTGCGTGATCGACGTTTTGCGAGTCCGACGGCACCCGCCTGCGGACTCTATCTTGTCAGTGTAGATTACGAAGAGGAAGCAGACGGGAAGAGTTGA
- a CDS encoding DUF2442 domain-containing protein — protein sequence MLQPKIIDVHPLPDYKLLLLFETGEKKIFDVSPYLRGAWYEKLKVASVFQTVHVSGSTVAWADGQDIAPHELYDNSTPV from the coding sequence ATGCTTCAACCAAAAATCATCGATGTTCACCCTCTCCCCGATTATAAACTGCTCCTTCTCTTTGAGACGGGAGAAAAGAAAATCTTTGACGTAAGCCCATACCTCCGAGGTGCATGGTATGAAAAGCTGAAAGTCGCTTCCGTTTTTCAGACAGTTCATGTATCAGGCTCTACCGTCGCATGGGCAGACGGACAGGATATCGCGCCGCATGAGCTCTATGATAACTCGACGCCAGTATAA
- a CDS encoding EAL and HDOD domain-containing protein codes for MEEVFIGRQAILDQQKKVYAYEILFRSGLKNAFDPNLDGNIATQSVMVGAMLDFGMKKLVSNRKAFINFTEQNLLNRAPKLLPPENVVVEILENVQPTPEILEAVQELKEFGYKIALDDFVLSPGYEPLIEMADVIKVDFRITTDPEERQKLREILPKHVRLLAEKIETEEEFRQAVEFGYVLFQGYFFCKPAVLHQKRLTSNALSRMRLVKEVNRQDVDFSSVTGVISSDTNLVHKLLTYINSAGIGLTNHVSNLKQATVLLGASGVRRWVTLISLQTFSEDKPPELFTLSLLRAKFCELIAQDLKRSGVTPDTGFLLGIFSLLDVLLNLPMDEVLKEVALADDLNAALLGEDNDLRHLLDLVIAYEQGDWDKVISYCELLKLSPDRMKPTYDAVLEWYNIVQTLS; via the coding sequence ATGGAAGAAGTATTCATCGGGCGACAGGCCATACTCGATCAACAGAAGAAAGTATACGCATACGAAATTCTCTTCCGCAGCGGCCTCAAGAACGCCTTTGACCCAAACCTCGATGGCAACATCGCGACGCAGAGCGTCATGGTCGGCGCCATGCTCGACTTTGGCATGAAAAAACTTGTCTCGAATCGGAAGGCATTCATCAACTTCACTGAACAAAACCTCCTAAACCGTGCGCCAAAGCTTCTCCCGCCAGAAAACGTCGTTGTGGAGATTCTCGAAAACGTACAACCCACGCCCGAAATCCTCGAAGCAGTGCAGGAGCTCAAAGAGTTCGGCTATAAGATCGCACTCGACGACTTCGTCCTTAGCCCCGGCTACGAGCCACTGATCGAGATGGCAGACGTCATCAAGGTCGATTTCCGCATCACAACAGATCCTGAAGAGCGCCAGAAGCTGCGCGAAATTCTGCCAAAGCACGTTCGTCTGCTCGCAGAGAAAATTGAAACAGAGGAAGAATTTCGTCAGGCGGTAGAGTTCGGATACGTCCTCTTTCAGGGCTATTTCTTCTGCAAGCCTGCCGTCCTGCATCAGAAGCGCCTGACAAGCAATGCACTCTCACGCATGCGCCTCGTCAAGGAGGTCAACCGTCAGGACGTCGACTTCTCCTCCGTCACCGGTGTCATCTCCTCGGATACGAACCTCGTTCACAAGCTCCTCACCTACATCAACTCCGCAGGCATCGGGCTCACGAACCACGTATCCAACCTGAAACAGGCAACCGTCCTGCTCGGTGCCAGCGGCGTGCGGCGCTGGGTGACCCTCATCAGCCTGCAGACCTTCTCCGAGGACAAGCCACCCGAACTCTTTACCCTGTCCCTTCTCCGCGCAAAGTTCTGCGAACTCATTGCACAGGATCTCAAACGTTCAGGTGTTACGCCGGACACGGGCTTCCTGCTCGGCATATTCTCTCTGCTTGACGTGTTGCTGAATCTGCCCATGGACGAGGTGCTCAAGGAGGTCGCCCTTGCAGACGATCTCAATGCCGCACTCCTCGGCGAAGATAACGACCTGCGCCATCTCCTCGATCTCGTCATTGCCTACGAGCAGGGCGACTGGGACAAGGTCATCAGCTACTGCGAGCTCTTAAAACTCTCACCTGATCGTATGAAGCCAACCTATGATGCTGTGCTCGAATGGTACAACATCGTGCAGACCCTCAGCTAA